In one Thermaerobacter sp. PB12/4term genomic region, the following are encoded:
- the argH gene encoding argininosuccinate lyase has protein sequence MPSPDEPARNLHPNAKPWGGRFTASTHRAVEAFTASIDVDARLVDVDIRASQAHARMLGACGVLARDEARTLVEGLEEVRRRLASGEFRLDPALEDVHMNVEHLLGRVVGPLAGKLHTGRSRNDQVATDMHLYMKEAIERLIAAVRELQQALVEKAEAHLDVIMPGYTHLQRAQPVLFSHHLLAYFWMLERDAGRLADARRRADWCPLGAAALAGTGFPLDREQVARELGFGRVYPNSIDAVSDRDYLLEFLAAASILMMHLSRLCEELVLWSSEEFGFIELDDAYCTGSSIMPQKKNPDVAELIRGKTGRVYGALVGLLTVLKGLPLSYNRDLQEDKAGVFDALDTLEAALPLCAGMIRTMRVRADRMAAALERDFSAATDLADHLVERGVPFREAHRIVGELVLHCIRAGRRLQELTLDDLRAHSPLFGPEALGRLSPRAVVEARKLYGGTARQAVERQLAEARAILAAAAEQAARDGFAGPGSPGQGLAVGGGAGEGGPGAVAGGEVSPAP, from the coding sequence GTGCCGAGTCCGGACGAACCGGCGCGCAACCTTCATCCCAACGCCAAGCCCTGGGGCGGGCGGTTCACCGCTTCCACCCACCGGGCGGTGGAGGCCTTCACGGCCTCCATCGACGTGGACGCACGGCTCGTGGACGTGGACATCCGCGCCAGCCAGGCCCACGCCCGCATGCTCGGTGCGTGCGGCGTGCTGGCGCGCGACGAGGCCCGGACCCTGGTGGAGGGCCTGGAGGAGGTGCGCCGCCGCCTGGCCAGCGGGGAGTTCCGGCTGGACCCGGCCCTGGAGGACGTCCACATGAACGTGGAGCACCTGCTTGGGCGGGTGGTCGGCCCGCTGGCCGGCAAGCTCCACACGGGCCGCAGCCGCAACGACCAGGTGGCCACCGACATGCACCTGTACATGAAGGAGGCCATCGAGCGGCTGATCGCCGCGGTGCGGGAACTGCAGCAGGCGCTGGTGGAGAAGGCCGAGGCGCACCTGGACGTGATCATGCCCGGCTACACCCACCTGCAGCGGGCCCAGCCGGTGCTCTTCAGCCACCACCTCCTGGCCTATTTCTGGATGCTGGAGCGGGACGCGGGGCGGCTGGCCGATGCCCGCCGGCGGGCGGACTGGTGCCCCCTGGGGGCCGCCGCCCTGGCGGGCACGGGCTTCCCCCTGGACCGGGAGCAGGTGGCCCGGGAGCTGGGGTTCGGCCGGGTCTACCCCAACAGCATCGACGCCGTCAGCGACCGCGACTACCTGCTGGAGTTCCTGGCGGCGGCCAGCATCCTGATGATGCACCTCTCCCGGCTGTGCGAGGAGCTGGTGCTGTGGTCGTCGGAGGAGTTCGGCTTCATCGAGCTGGACGACGCCTACTGCACCGGCTCCAGCATCATGCCCCAGAAGAAGAACCCCGACGTGGCCGAGCTGATCCGCGGCAAGACCGGCCGGGTCTACGGCGCCCTGGTGGGCCTGCTGACGGTGCTCAAGGGCCTGCCCCTGAGCTACAACCGGGACCTGCAGGAAGACAAGGCCGGAGTCTTCGATGCCCTGGATACCCTGGAGGCCGCCCTGCCCCTCTGCGCCGGGATGATCCGCACCATGAGGGTGAGGGCAGACCGCATGGCAGCCGCCCTGGAGCGGGACTTCTCCGCCGCCACCGACCTGGCGGACCACCTGGTCGAACGCGGCGTCCCCTTCCGCGAGGCCCACCGCATCGTGGGCGAGCTGGTGCTGCACTGCATCCGGGCCGGCCGGCGGCTGCAGGAACTAACCCTGGACGACCTGCGGGCCCACAGCCCCCTGTTCGGCCCTGAGGCCCTGGGGCGGCTTTCACCGCGGGCGGTGGTGGAAGCCCGGAAGCTGTACGGCGGCACGGCCCGCCAGGCGGTGGAGCGGCAGCTGGCGGAAGCCCGGGCCATCCTGGCCGCTGCGGCAGAGCAGGCGGCACGGGACGGGTTCGCAGGACCGGGGAGCCCAGGACAGGGCCTGGCCGTTGGAGGCGGCGCGGGAGAAGGGGGCCCGGGCGCGGTTGCAGGCGGGGAGGTCTCCCCGGCCCCGTGA
- a CDS encoding uracil-DNA glycosylase produces MNGSQPQPVTASAAAAVPPCDPVAAAGDAAAAIARINQDIVACRRCPRLVAYTAQVARTRRRAYRDWDYWGRPVPGFGDPQARLLVVGLAPAAHGANRTGRMFTGDSSGDWLYRALYRAGFASQPTATHRDDGLRLHGAYITAACRCAPPDNKPSREELAACSAFLRRELDVLWPGVRVIVCLGQIAFDAVLRQVRERGLDWPVEVPPGAGALAGTNRPRPVRPRFRHGGEYRWPAPSRVPAAGDPATPGERSPLPLPVLLASYHPSRQNTQTGRLTEAMFDAIFRRARELVDGGSLPAAPAPAGPGESRREGA; encoded by the coding sequence ATGAACGGTTCCCAGCCGCAACCCGTGACGGCGTCCGCGGCAGCCGCCGTACCCCCCTGCGATCCCGTCGCGGCGGCGGGGGACGCGGCCGCCGCCATCGCCCGCATCAACCAGGACATCGTCGCTTGCCGGCGCTGCCCCCGTCTGGTGGCCTACACGGCCCAGGTGGCCCGGACCCGGCGCCGGGCCTACCGGGACTGGGACTACTGGGGCCGGCCTGTGCCCGGCTTCGGCGACCCCCAGGCCCGGCTGCTGGTGGTGGGCCTGGCCCCGGCCGCCCACGGCGCCAACCGCACCGGCCGCATGTTCACTGGCGATTCGTCGGGCGACTGGCTCTACCGCGCCCTGTACCGGGCCGGCTTTGCCAGCCAGCCCACTGCCACCCACCGGGACGACGGCCTGCGGCTCCACGGCGCCTATATCACCGCGGCCTGCCGCTGCGCTCCCCCGGACAACAAGCCTTCCCGGGAGGAGCTGGCCGCCTGCAGCGCCTTCCTCCGCAGGGAGCTGGACGTTCTCTGGCCCGGGGTCCGGGTCATCGTGTGCCTGGGACAGATCGCCTTCGATGCCGTGCTGCGGCAGGTCCGGGAACGCGGCCTGGACTGGCCTGTGGAGGTTCCACCCGGAGCCGGTGCCCTGGCCGGGACGAACCGGCCCCGGCCGGTGCGGCCCCGCTTCCGGCACGGGGGCGAGTACCGCTGGCCGGCGCCTTCCCGGGTCCCGGCTGCCGGGGACCCAGCGACCCCTGGGGAGCGTTCCCCGCTCCCCCTGCCCGTGCTCCTGGCCAGCTACCACCCCAGCCGCCAGAACACCCAGACCGGCCGGTTGACGGAAGCCATGTTCGATGCCATCTTCCGCCGGGCCCGGGAGCTGGTGGACGGCGGGTCCCTCCCGGCCGCCCCCGCCCCGGCCGGGCCGGGCGAAAGCCGGAGGGAAGGCGCATGA
- a CDS encoding DUF6230 family protein, with protein sequence MPYAVTTGTFSRRRFWVTFGISMAVLGAMLFVMMSQGIALAAPLAGIGGVMLEFDRLEGTGFQLLPVTNDTDKAAGVPMARAKIDHLVITNLHLYKDLNVGGKTVRVSITASPVEISGLVQDMTYQQAGSISFNQQTVDEQRGNSPLSMTAPGVVIEDARIVAHYLFQNKAKLPGMKLEVKVID encoded by the coding sequence ATGCCGTACGCCGTGACCACCGGGACCTTCTCCCGGCGCCGTTTCTGGGTCACCTTCGGCATCTCCATGGCCGTGCTGGGTGCCATGCTGTTTGTCATGATGTCCCAGGGCATCGCCCTGGCCGCCCCGCTGGCGGGAATCGGCGGGGTCATGCTGGAGTTTGACCGGCTGGAAGGCACGGGCTTTCAACTGCTGCCCGTCACCAACGACACCGACAAGGCGGCGGGCGTGCCCATGGCCCGGGCCAAGATCGACCATCTGGTGATCACCAACCTGCACCTGTACAAGGACCTCAACGTGGGCGGCAAGACGGTGCGGGTCTCCATCACCGCCTCGCCGGTGGAGATCAGCGGGCTGGTGCAGGACATGACCTACCAGCAAGCCGGCTCCATCTCCTTCAACCAGCAGACGGTCGACGAGCAACGCGGCAACAGCCCGCTGTCCATGACGGCGCCCGGTGTGGTGATCGAGGACGCCAGGATCGTCGCCCACTACCTGTTCCAGAACAAGGCCAAGCTGCCCGGGATGAAGCTGGAGGTCAAGGTGATCGACTGA
- a CDS encoding P1 family peptidase: MTPGTMQRGPFNAITDVAGVRVGHATVIRGEGPLRAGQGPVRTGVTVILPPGDLRSIYDGKFTAAAHVINGFGKALGLAQVTELGRLETPILLTGTLSIWRAADALLDHILAAHPAIGITAPTVNVVAGECNDGWLNDIRGRHVGPAEVAAALAAAAGGPVAEGSVGAGTGMVCYGFKGGIGSASRTWQAALPDAGEVTVTLGGLVLANFGRRRDLTIAGVPVGRLLAGPDEPAARPQPGGQAARPEPAGRPGPEAGEGGSVVVILATDAPLSSRQLGRIARRAAAGLARTGTVYWHGSGDFVLAFSTARRYPPYLPDEGAYLNPFFEAAAAVTEEAVIRALVAARPVTGRDGHRVPALHVDQVRRLLEERGIAWDYGPEPEGA; this comes from the coding sequence ATGACGCCCGGGACCATGCAGCGCGGCCCGTTCAACGCCATCACCGACGTGGCCGGCGTCCGGGTGGGCCACGCCACGGTGATCCGCGGCGAGGGCCCCTTGCGGGCGGGCCAGGGGCCGGTGCGCACGGGCGTCACCGTGATCCTGCCGCCCGGCGACCTGCGCTCCATCTACGACGGCAAGTTCACGGCCGCCGCCCACGTGATCAACGGCTTCGGCAAGGCCCTGGGCCTAGCCCAGGTCACCGAGCTGGGCCGGCTGGAGACACCCATTCTCCTGACCGGCACCCTTTCCATCTGGCGGGCTGCCGACGCCCTGCTGGATCACATCCTGGCGGCCCACCCTGCCATCGGCATCACGGCCCCCACGGTCAACGTGGTGGCGGGCGAGTGCAATGACGGCTGGCTGAACGACATCCGCGGCCGCCATGTGGGGCCGGCGGAGGTGGCCGCGGCGCTGGCGGCGGCTGCCGGCGGCCCAGTGGCGGAAGGCAGCGTGGGCGCGGGGACGGGCATGGTCTGTTACGGCTTCAAGGGAGGAATCGGCAGCGCCTCCCGGACGTGGCAGGCCGCCCTGCCCGATGCCGGTGAGGTGACGGTCACCCTCGGCGGTCTGGTGCTGGCCAACTTCGGCCGCCGCCGCGATCTCACCATCGCCGGGGTCCCCGTGGGCCGCCTGCTGGCCGGCCCAGACGAACCGGCTGCCCGGCCCCAGCCGGGCGGCCAGGCTGCCCGGCCGGAGCCCGCCGGGCGACCTGGGCCTGAGGCCGGCGAGGGGGGCTCGGTGGTGGTGATCCTGGCCACCGACGCGCCCTTGAGCTCGCGCCAGCTGGGCCGCATCGCCCGGCGGGCCGCCGCGGGCCTGGCCCGGACGGGCACCGTCTACTGGCACGGCAGCGGCGATTTCGTGCTGGCCTTCAGCACGGCCCGCCGCTACCCGCCCTACCTGCCCGACGAGGGCGCTTACCTCAACCCCTTCTTTGAGGCCGCCGCCGCCGTCACGGAGGAGGCGGTGATCCGGGCCCTGGTGGCGGCCCGGCCGGTCACGGGACGCGACGGCCACCGGGTACCGGCCCTGCACGTCGACCAGGTGCGCCGCCTTCTGGAAGAACGCGGCATCGCCTGGGACTACGGCCCCGAGCCGGAGGGTGCCTAG
- a CDS encoding xanthine dehydrogenase family protein subunit M, whose amino-acid sequence MIPSAFAYHRPESLDEVFQLLARYGDGAKLLAGGHSLLPAMKLRLAQPQVLIDLGRVRELAGVAVEPDGTLRLGALTTHHQVMTDAAIRRHAPLLSEVAGVIGDMQVRYRGTLGGSIAHADPAADYPAALLALEAEIEVAGPGGARRTVLAGEFFLGPFVTALQPDELVTAVRIPAAAGGDQGWSWGYRYLKMARRASDFALVGVAAAVARDPEGAAAAVRVALNGVTGAAYRASAVEEHLTGRVPTAELLAEAAQRAVEGVDVDGDALTSAEYRAHLARVYTRRALAEAWQRAGGEGAMAAD is encoded by the coding sequence GTGATCCCCAGCGCCTTCGCCTATCACCGGCCGGAAAGCCTGGATGAGGTGTTCCAGCTGCTGGCCCGGTACGGTGACGGGGCCAAGCTGCTGGCGGGCGGGCACAGCCTGCTGCCCGCCATGAAGCTGCGCCTGGCCCAGCCCCAGGTCCTGATCGACCTGGGCCGGGTCCGGGAACTGGCGGGGGTGGCGGTGGAACCCGATGGGACCCTGCGCCTGGGGGCCCTGACGACCCACCACCAGGTGATGACCGACGCCGCCATCCGCCGGCATGCACCCCTGCTGTCCGAGGTGGCCGGGGTGATCGGTGACATGCAGGTGCGCTACCGAGGCACCCTGGGCGGCAGCATCGCCCACGCCGACCCTGCGGCCGACTACCCGGCCGCCCTGCTGGCGCTGGAGGCCGAGATCGAGGTCGCCGGCCCCGGCGGCGCCCGCCGGACCGTGCTGGCCGGCGAGTTCTTCCTCGGTCCCTTCGTCACCGCCCTGCAGCCCGACGAGCTGGTGACGGCGGTCCGCATCCCTGCCGCCGCGGGCGGTGACCAGGGCTGGAGCTGGGGCTACCGCTACCTGAAGATGGCCCGCCGGGCTTCCGACTTTGCCCTGGTGGGAGTCGCGGCCGCCGTGGCCCGGGATCCCGAAGGGGCGGCGGCTGCGGTCCGGGTGGCCCTGAACGGGGTCACGGGAGCGGCTTACCGGGCCTCGGCGGTGGAGGAGCACCTCACAGGCCGGGTCCCCACGGCGGAGCTTCTGGCGGAGGCCGCCCAGCGGGCGGTGGAAGGCGTGGACGTGGACGGGGACGCCCTGACCTCCGCCGAGTACCGGGCGCATCTGGCCCGGGTCTACACCCGCCGGGCGCTGGCTGAGGCCTGGCAGCGGGCTGGCGGGGAGGGGGCCATGGCCGCCGACTGA
- a CDS encoding (2Fe-2S)-binding protein encodes MAATGQEAAGQRVTVTVTVNGRTYTREVEPRTLLVHFLREELGLTGTHVGCDTSNCGACTVHLNGQAVKSCTVLAVQADGAEVVTIEGLARDGRLHPVQEGFWEQHGLQCGFCTPGMIMAAAHLLEVNPNPTEEEIRRGLEGVLCRCTGYQNIVRAVQYAARRLQEQRSAAAD; translated from the coding sequence ATGGCAGCGACCGGCCAGGAAGCGGCCGGCCAGCGGGTGACGGTCACCGTGACGGTCAACGGCCGCACCTACACGCGGGAGGTGGAACCCCGCACCCTCCTGGTCCACTTCCTGCGGGAGGAACTGGGCCTGACCGGCACCCACGTCGGCTGCGACACGTCGAACTGCGGGGCCTGTACGGTCCACCTGAACGGCCAGGCGGTCAAGTCCTGCACCGTGCTGGCGGTGCAGGCCGACGGCGCCGAGGTGGTGACCATCGAAGGCCTGGCTCGGGACGGCCGGCTCCACCCCGTCCAGGAGGGGTTCTGGGAGCAGCACGGCTTGCAGTGCGGCTTCTGCACGCCCGGCATGATCATGGCCGCGGCGCACCTGTTGGAGGTGAACCCCAACCCTACGGAGGAGGAGATCCGTCGCGGGCTCGAGGGCGTCCTCTGCCGCTGCACGGGCTACCAGAACATCGTCCGGGCGGTGCAGTACGCCGCCCGCCGGTTGCAGGAACAGCGCAGCGCGGCCGCCGACTGA
- a CDS encoding FAD-dependent oxidoreductase translates to MVVAGGGIAGTAVAFALQPHGPVLLVDDGEFPGLGETRTAVGVLKAVAGHPLLDGWARATWDFALAQHHHPRSPIRLTFAALDGRPDRAAFLDHLLFLDAMLLLARRSGLQLLTRTRVVEPVLRGDRVVGVRIQRPGGPWEAIPAAALVLAPGPRPDSLAMDGLPGGFASRFVRVKDVVIPFRLPEGSRAEPAVYTRRSLIWQFALGPEPRTLLAAARLEGDWAPPSFDQLVALVDDLVTRFDLPGEAELDRTRTLIDLRGPGGLPFAGPVAPLGGAEGLFVLAGLGLEGLSLALGAARQVAAAVAAYTGLAPSPMR, encoded by the coding sequence GTGGTGGTGGCCGGCGGCGGCATCGCCGGGACGGCAGTGGCCTTCGCCCTGCAGCCCCATGGGCCCGTGCTGCTGGTCGACGACGGCGAGTTCCCGGGCCTGGGCGAAACCCGCACGGCCGTGGGGGTACTGAAGGCAGTGGCGGGTCATCCCCTGCTGGACGGGTGGGCCCGCGCCACCTGGGATTTCGCCCTGGCCCAGCACCACCACCCCCGCTCCCCCATCCGCCTGACCTTCGCCGCCCTGGACGGGCGGCCGGATCGCGCCGCCTTCCTGGACCACCTCCTGTTCCTCGACGCCATGCTGCTGCTGGCCCGGCGCAGCGGCCTGCAGCTGCTCACCCGCACCCGGGTGGTGGAACCGGTCCTCCGGGGCGACCGGGTGGTGGGGGTGCGGATCCAACGGCCCGGCGGCCCCTGGGAAGCCATCCCAGCCGCCGCCCTGGTGCTGGCGCCCGGCCCGCGGCCGGACAGCCTGGCCATGGACGGCCTGCCTGGCGGGTTCGCCAGCCGGTTCGTCCGGGTGAAAGACGTGGTGATCCCCTTCCGGCTGCCGGAGGGCAGCCGGGCCGAGCCCGCCGTGTACACCCGGCGCTCCCTCATCTGGCAGTTCGCCCTGGGTCCCGAGCCCCGCACCCTCCTGGCCGCTGCCCGCCTGGAAGGCGACTGGGCGCCCCCCTCCTTCGACCAGCTGGTGGCCCTGGTGGACGATCTGGTGACCCGCTTCGACCTGCCCGGCGAGGCGGAACTGGACCGCACCCGGACCCTGATCGACCTGCGGGGTCCCGGCGGCCTGCCCTTTGCCGGCCCCGTGGCCCCCCTGGGCGGGGCCGAGGGGCTCTTCGTCCTTGCCGGGCTGGGGCTGGAGGGCCTGTCCCTGGCCCTGGGCGCCGCCCGCCAGGTCGCCGCCGCGGTAGCCGCCTACACCGGCCTGGCCCCATCCCCCATGCGGTAA
- a CDS encoding xanthine dehydrogenase family protein molybdopterin-binding subunit, with protein sequence MVPVAGIGARLKRKEDPRLITGSGTYTDDIKLPGMVHVAVVRSPHAHARIRGIHTAAARSAPGVVAVLTGEELKQGLQAPLPCAWLYEGLKNPPHWPLAVDVVRHVGEGVAVVVAETRAAARDAAALVEVDYEPLPAVVDPEKAMDPGAPRVHEQFDSNVAYTWEAAGGDVEAAFREADVVIRQRHLQQRLVPMALEPRAVVADCHPATGELTVWSTTQIPHLLKINLCGILGVPEHQMRVIAPEVGGGFGAKLNVYPEEVIVPFLARRLRRPVKWVEDRRENFVTTIHGREGIIDVEVAARRDGEILGMRIHWICDLGAYNQLNTPYIPILGLIVSPGPYRHKHHAIKITGVFTNKTPTDAYRGAGRPEATHFLERTIDRLADELGLDPAEVRRKNFVRKDEFPYTNPVGITYDSGDYHAALDKALQAVGYEELKREQAERRRRGDRLQLGIGISSYIEACGLAPSAALAGTFYGGNLFESAQVRVHHTGKVTVYTGSSAHGQGHETAWSQIVASELGIPPEDVEVLHGDTGRGPIGLGTYGSRSAAVGGIALYHALQKVKKKAALIAAHQLECSPEDLEFVDGEFRVKGAPQRALKFTQIAAAANLASHINFPPGLEPGLEETAFWQPENFTFPFGTHVCVVEVDTEDGRTRILRYVCVDDCGNVINPLLAEGQVHGGIAQGIAQALFEELVYDENGQPVNASLMEYAVPTAAELPSFESHFTCTPSPVNPLGVKGIGEAGTIAATPAVVNAIVDAVSHLGVRHIDMPCKPERVWRAIQQAQEAAAAAEGGEGR encoded by the coding sequence ATGGTGCCGGTTGCAGGCATTGGCGCGCGGCTCAAGCGCAAGGAAGACCCCCGCTTGATCACGGGCTCGGGCACCTACACCGACGACATCAAGCTGCCCGGTATGGTCCACGTGGCCGTGGTGCGCAGCCCCCATGCCCATGCCCGGATCCGGGGGATCCACACCGCCGCGGCCCGCTCGGCACCGGGTGTGGTGGCGGTGCTGACGGGCGAGGAGCTGAAGCAGGGCTTGCAGGCGCCCCTGCCCTGCGCGTGGCTGTACGAGGGGCTGAAGAACCCGCCCCACTGGCCCCTGGCCGTCGACGTGGTGCGCCACGTGGGCGAGGGGGTGGCCGTGGTGGTGGCGGAGACCCGGGCGGCGGCCCGGGACGCCGCGGCCCTGGTGGAGGTCGACTATGAGCCGCTGCCGGCCGTGGTCGACCCCGAGAAGGCCATGGATCCGGGCGCCCCCCGGGTCCACGAGCAGTTCGACAGCAACGTGGCCTATACCTGGGAGGCGGCCGGCGGCGACGTGGAGGCCGCGTTCCGGGAGGCCGACGTGGTGATCCGCCAGCGGCACCTGCAGCAGCGGCTGGTGCCCATGGCCCTGGAGCCCCGGGCTGTGGTGGCCGACTGCCACCCGGCCACGGGAGAGCTCACCGTCTGGAGCACCACCCAGATCCCGCACCTGCTCAAGATCAACCTCTGCGGAATCCTGGGCGTCCCCGAGCATCAGATGCGGGTGATCGCCCCGGAGGTCGGGGGCGGCTTCGGGGCCAAGCTCAACGTCTACCCGGAGGAGGTCATCGTCCCCTTCCTGGCCCGCCGGCTGCGGCGCCCCGTGAAGTGGGTGGAGGACCGGCGGGAGAACTTCGTCACCACCATCCACGGCCGCGAGGGCATCATCGACGTGGAGGTGGCCGCCCGGCGCGACGGCGAGATCCTGGGCATGCGGATCCACTGGATCTGCGACCTGGGGGCCTACAACCAGCTGAACACGCCCTACATCCCCATCCTGGGGCTCATCGTCTCGCCCGGACCCTACCGCCACAAGCACCACGCCATCAAGATCACCGGGGTCTTCACCAACAAGACGCCCACCGACGCCTACCGGGGCGCCGGCCGGCCCGAGGCCACCCACTTCCTGGAGCGGACCATCGACCGCCTGGCGGACGAACTCGGCCTGGATCCGGCCGAGGTGCGGCGCAAGAACTTCGTGCGCAAGGACGAGTTCCCGTACACCAACCCGGTGGGCATCACCTACGACTCCGGCGACTATCACGCCGCCCTGGACAAGGCGCTGCAGGCCGTAGGGTACGAGGAGCTCAAGCGGGAGCAGGCCGAGCGGCGCCGGCGGGGCGACCGGCTGCAGCTGGGAATCGGGATCTCCAGCTACATCGAGGCCTGCGGCCTGGCGCCGTCGGCGGCCCTGGCGGGGACCTTCTACGGGGGCAACCTGTTCGAGTCGGCCCAGGTGCGGGTCCACCACACCGGCAAGGTGACGGTCTACACGGGCTCGTCGGCCCACGGCCAGGGGCACGAGACCGCCTGGTCCCAGATCGTCGCTAGCGAGCTGGGCATCCCGCCGGAAGACGTGGAGGTGCTCCACGGCGACACGGGCCGCGGCCCCATCGGCCTGGGGACCTACGGCAGCCGCTCGGCGGCGGTGGGCGGCATCGCCCTCTACCACGCCCTGCAGAAGGTGAAGAAGAAGGCCGCCCTGATCGCGGCGCACCAGCTGGAGTGCAGTCCCGAGGACCTGGAGTTCGTGGACGGCGAGTTCCGGGTCAAGGGGGCGCCCCAGCGGGCTCTGAAGTTCACGCAGATCGCCGCCGCCGCCAACCTGGCGTCCCACATCAACTTCCCGCCGGGCCTGGAGCCGGGGCTTGAGGAGACGGCCTTCTGGCAGCCGGAGAACTTCACCTTCCCCTTCGGCACTCACGTGTGCGTGGTGGAGGTGGACACCGAGGACGGCCGCACCCGGATCCTGCGGTACGTCTGCGTGGACGACTGCGGCAACGTGATCAACCCGCTGCTGGCCGAGGGCCAGGTCCACGGCGGCATTGCCCAGGGCATCGCCCAGGCGCTGTTCGAGGAGCTGGTCTACGACGAGAACGGCCAGCCCGTCAACGCCTCGCTGATGGAGTACGCCGTGCCGACGGCGGCGGAGCTCCCGTCCTTCGAGTCGCACTTCACCTGCACGCCGTCGCCGGTCAACCCGCTGGGCGTCAAGGGCATCGGGGAGGCGGGCACCATCGCCGCCACGCCGGCGGTGGTCAACGCCATCGTCGACGCCGTCTCGCACCTCGGCGTGCGGCACATCGACATGCCCTGCAAGCCCGAGCGGGTGTGGCGGGCCATTCAGCAGGCCCAGGAAGCGGCGGCCGCCGCGGAAGGGGGGGAGGGGCGGTGA
- a CDS encoding MFS transporter → MYVAYRFGMAFLLTTAHTVAALYRIQQAGLGPLELALVGTVLEITVTLCEVPTGVVADLYGRRASVLLGLATIGAGLLVEGAVPALPAIMLGQVLWGLGYTFTSGADAAWIADEVGEERARYLYVRGAQAAQAATLLGIGASVARGSLRLNLPLRVAGAGMWVLALVLALVMFERGYRPRWRPGDSLWQGVGGTWRHGWRAVQGRPGLRLLLAIGIFYGLASEGFDRLWQLHLLTRFPQLGGAAGGAAGPAGTGAVVWIGLLTAGAMLLSMAAAEVVRRRGVGDPARVGRMLLAISMLLVPSVAGFGLAGSLAAATGFYWLTALLRETYDPLQVAWVNQGLDPRARATVLSMVEQFHSFGEIIGGPVLGGIAAAIAVEAGLVASAAFLLPVVGMYAVLVRRMAGAGARPGAAAAPAAPPDGTTAAAGGAGEKATVPPGAADWSGGGPAVGCP, encoded by the coding sequence GTGTACGTGGCGTATCGCTTCGGCATGGCCTTCCTTCTCACCACGGCCCACACCGTGGCCGCCCTCTATCGCATCCAGCAGGCCGGTCTGGGGCCCCTGGAACTGGCACTGGTGGGCACCGTCCTGGAGATCACCGTCACCCTCTGCGAGGTGCCCACGGGCGTGGTCGCCGACCTCTACGGGCGCCGAGCCTCGGTCCTCCTGGGCCTGGCCACCATCGGGGCCGGCCTGCTGGTGGAAGGGGCGGTGCCCGCCCTGCCGGCCATCATGCTGGGCCAGGTACTCTGGGGACTGGGCTACACCTTCACGAGCGGCGCCGACGCCGCCTGGATCGCCGACGAGGTGGGGGAGGAACGAGCCCGCTACCTGTACGTGCGCGGTGCCCAGGCCGCCCAGGCGGCCACGCTGCTGGGCATTGGTGCCAGCGTGGCACGGGGCAGCCTGCGGCTGAACCTGCCCCTGCGGGTGGCTGGGGCCGGCATGTGGGTGCTGGCCCTGGTGCTGGCTCTGGTGATGTTCGAACGGGGGTACCGGCCCCGGTGGCGACCGGGCGACTCCCTCTGGCAGGGGGTGGGGGGGACCTGGCGGCACGGGTGGCGGGCTGTGCAGGGCCGGCCCGGCCTGCGGCTGCTACTGGCCATCGGGATCTTCTACGGGCTGGCCAGCGAGGGATTCGACCGTCTCTGGCAACTGCACCTATTGACCCGCTTCCCCCAGCTGGGGGGCGCGGCGGGCGGGGCGGCGGGCCCGGCGGGCACCGGGGCGGTGGTTTGGATCGGCTTGCTGACCGCCGGGGCCATGCTGCTGAGCATGGCTGCTGCGGAGGTCGTCCGCCGGCGGGGGGTGGGCGACCCTGCCAGGGTGGGGCGGATGCTTCTGGCCATCAGCATGCTGCTGGTGCCCAGTGTGGCCGGCTTCGGCCTGGCCGGGTCCCTGGCCGCGGCCACCGGCTTTTACTGGCTCACCGCCCTGCTGCGCGAAACCTACGATCCCCTGCAGGTGGCCTGGGTCAACCAGGGCCTCGATCCCCGGGCCCGGGCCACCGTGCTGTCGATGGTGGAGCAGTTTCACTCCTTCGGCGAGATCATCGGCGGTCCCGTCCTGGGCGGCATCGCGGCAGCCATCGCCGTGGAAGCCGGCCTGGTGGCCAGCGCCGCCTTCCTGTTGCCGGTGGTGGGGATGTACGCGGTGCTGGTGCGGCGGATGGCCGGGGCGGGGGCCCGGCCGGGGGCGGCGGCGGCCCCAGCGGCCCCCCCGGACGGCACCACCGCGGCCGCTGGAGGGGCCGGAGAGAAGGCGACCGTGCCGCCGGGGGCGGCGGATTGGTCTGGAGGCGGGCCGGCGGTGGGATGCCCCTAG